In Dehalococcoidales bacterium, a genomic segment contains:
- the secG gene encoding preprotein translocase subunit SecG has translation METYLIIAQMVLSVTLVALILLQTKGSGGLGGIFGQADSVYRTRRGLEKTIFQLTVVIVILFIAVALLILKLN, from the coding sequence ATGGAAACCTATTTAATTATTGCCCAGATGGTGCTTTCGGTAACGCTGGTGGCTTTGATTCTATTGCAAACAAAGGGCAGCGGCGGGCTTGGCGGTATTTTCGGGCAGGCCGATTCCGTTTACCGCACCAGGCGCGGGTTGGAAAAAACTATTTTTCAACTGACTGTTGTAATCGTAATATTATTTATCGCCGTCGCACTCCTGATTCTCAAATTGAATTAA
- a CDS encoding basic amino acid ABC transporter substrate-binding protein, with protein MKKLFSFVIAMVLFGSLIFSACGTDSGKIRVATDATWAPFEYVDTAANQIVGFDIDLFTEIAERAGIEFEFVNVEWDPLLAGVSQGTYDAAISSITIKEDRKTDMDFSDPYFIAKQVIVTKADSAIAGVSDLVGKKVGVQSGTTGDDEASAVDGVNVTGYDEIGMAFVALRSGQLDAVVCDTPVASGYVSKYSDLKSVAEFPTIEEYGIAFPKGSKLVDKINDALAEAIADGVIDRLVQKWLVS; from the coding sequence ATGAAGAAATTGTTTTCTTTCGTGATAGCGATGGTCTTGTTTGGCAGTTTAATCTTTTCGGCATGTGGTACCGATTCCGGTAAAATACGTGTCGCAACGGATGCCACTTGGGCGCCTTTTGAATATGTGGACACGGCCGCCAATCAAATCGTAGGGTTTGATATCGATTTGTTCACCGAAATTGCCGAGCGTGCAGGCATTGAATTTGAATTTGTTAATGTTGAGTGGGATCCCCTGCTGGCCGGTGTTTCTCAGGGCACCTATGATGCCGCCATTTCGTCGATTACGATTAAAGAAGATCGAAAAACCGATATGGATTTTTCCGATCCGTATTTTATTGCTAAGCAGGTTATTGTTACCAAGGCCGACAGCGCGATAGCGGGTGTTTCCGATTTGGTCGGTAAGAAAGTTGGCGTACAGTCCGGTACAACCGGTGATGATGAAGCCAGCGCCGTAGACGGTGTTAACGTAACCGGTTACGATGAAATCGGAATGGCATTTGTTGCACTTCGCAGCGGCCAGCTTGATGCCGTTGTTTGCGATACCCCGGTAGCGAGCGGTTATGTTTCAAAATACAGCGACCTTAAATCGGTCGCCGAATTCCCGACAATCGAAGAATACGGAATCGCTTTCCCCAAGGGCAGCAAATTGGTAGACAAAATTAACGATGCCCTTGCTGAAGCAATTGCCGATGGTGTTATCGACAGATTAGTCCAAAAGTGGTTGGTTAGCTAA
- a CDS encoding amino acid ABC transporter ATP-binding protein: protein MPEPIIIMENVHKRFGKVEALRGIDLKVNEGEVVVVVGPSGSGKSTMLRCINRLEEYDEGSVIVDGIDLNNPHNINTVRSEVGMVFQGFNLFPHLKVIDNLTLAQRLIRKREKTEAYEIGMQLLHKVGIPEKENAFPGQLSGGQQQRVAIARALAMNPKVMLFDEPTSALDPEMIKEVLDVMAQLAKEGMTMIVVSHEMGFAKAAADRIIFMDEGNIVEENSPELFFSAPKQQRTKNFLSKILQM from the coding sequence ATGCCCGAACCGATTATAATAATGGAAAATGTTCACAAGCGTTTCGGTAAGGTTGAGGCCTTGCGCGGTATCGACCTGAAAGTAAACGAGGGTGAGGTTGTTGTCGTGGTCGGGCCCTCCGGTTCCGGTAAATCCACTATGCTTAGATGCATTAACAGGTTGGAAGAATACGACGAAGGTTCCGTTATAGTTGACGGTATCGATTTGAATAATCCGCATAATATCAACACGGTGCGTTCCGAAGTGGGAATGGTCTTTCAGGGCTTTAATCTTTTCCCGCACCTTAAAGTGATTGATAACTTAACATTGGCACAGCGTTTGATTCGCAAACGCGAAAAAACGGAAGCGTACGAAATAGGGATGCAGTTGCTTCACAAAGTCGGAATCCCCGAAAAGGAAAATGCCTTCCCCGGACAATTATCCGGCGGGCAGCAGCAGCGCGTTGCGATTGCGCGTGCGCTGGCTATGAATCCAAAGGTAATGCTTTTTGACGAGCCGACCAGTGCCCTTGATCCCGAAATGATTAAAGAAGTGTTGGATGTAATGGCTCAGCTGGCCAAAGAAGGGATGACGATGATTGTTGTTTCCCATGAAATGGGGTTTGCCAAGGCGGCGGCTGATCGTATTATTTTTATGGATGAAGGCAATATTGTTGAAGAAAACTCTCCCGAACTGTTTTTCTCCGCCCCCAAACAACAGCGTACGAAAAATTTCCTCAGTAAAATATTGCAAATGTAG
- the gatB gene encoding Asp-tRNA(Asn)/Glu-tRNA(Gln) amidotransferase subunit GatB, whose product MEFETIIGLEVHAQMLTKSKMFCRCDADYSKDPPNTHVCPGCLGMPGTLPLLNKQAVEFGIMTSLALNCTVADFNRFDRKNYFYPDMARGYQISEFEYPAGTNGWLEVEVDGEKKKIGVTRVHLEEDVARLSHYHSENGESYTLADFNRSGMSLMEIVSEPDMRSAEEAREYLVKLRSILQYLGVSNANMEEGSFRCDANISIRPMGTKEYFTKVEVKNMNSFKAVYKALQYEAVRQRKAFEKGEKIVQETRGWDEEYGKTVSQRSKEQAHDYRYFPDPNIPPMTISSDWVDKVRQNLPELPEARRDRFMSQYELPLYDANLLTVAKAMAEYFEQSVKAGKNIAPKEIANWLLGSISGIINANSTDIEGFGQKVPAERLVRLLEVNLDGTVSTASAKAVLEEMYNSGKDADTIIKEQGLGQISDSAEIEKCAAEIIVANPQAVADYRAGKEQALKFMVGQMMRATRGRTNPNMAAELLKKKLEEE is encoded by the coding sequence GTGGAATTTGAAACGATAATCGGGCTCGAAGTACACGCTCAAATGTTAACCAAAAGTAAAATGTTTTGCCGTTGTGATGCCGACTATTCCAAAGATCCCCCCAATACCCATGTTTGCCCCGGTTGCTTGGGGATGCCGGGTACTTTGCCGTTACTTAATAAACAGGCGGTTGAGTTCGGGATAATGACGTCGTTGGCATTAAATTGCACCGTTGCCGACTTTAACAGATTCGATCGCAAGAATTATTTTTATCCGGATATGGCCAGAGGATATCAAATATCGGAGTTTGAATATCCTGCCGGAACCAACGGCTGGCTGGAAGTTGAAGTTGACGGAGAAAAAAAGAAAATCGGGGTAACACGCGTACATTTGGAAGAAGATGTTGCCAGGCTTTCTCATTATCATTCCGAAAACGGCGAATCCTATACCCTGGCCGATTTTAACCGTTCGGGTATGTCTTTAATGGAAATTGTCAGTGAGCCGGATATGCGCTCTGCGGAAGAAGCGCGTGAATATCTGGTTAAACTGCGCAGTATATTGCAATACCTCGGTGTTTCCAATGCCAATATGGAAGAGGGCAGTTTCCGTTGTGATGCCAATATCAGTATTCGTCCGATGGGAACCAAAGAATACTTTACCAAGGTTGAAGTTAAGAATATGAACAGTTTTAAGGCTGTTTATAAAGCGCTTCAGTATGAGGCCGTAAGACAGCGCAAGGCATTTGAAAAGGGCGAGAAGATTGTTCAAGAAACCAGGGGTTGGGATGAAGAATACGGTAAGACGGTTTCTCAGCGTAGCAAGGAGCAGGCTCACGATTACCGCTATTTCCCTGATCCCAATATCCCTCCGATGACAATCTCATCCGATTGGGTGGATAAAGTCAGGCAGAATTTGCCGGAACTGCCCGAAGCGCGCCGCGACCGGTTTATGTCGCAGTACGAGTTGCCTCTTTACGATGCAAACTTGCTGACAGTTGCAAAGGCAATGGCGGAATACTTTGAACAATCGGTTAAAGCCGGTAAAAATATTGCGCCGAAGGAAATCGCCAATTGGCTTTTGGGTTCCATAAGTGGGATAATCAATGCTAATTCCACGGATATCGAAGGCTTTGGGCAAAAAGTGCCTGCCGAGCGTTTGGTGCGTTTGTTGGAAGTTAATCTTGACGGAACCGTTAGCACGGCCAGTGCCAAAGCGGTTTTGGAAGAAATGTATAACAGCGGCAAAGATGCCGATACAATTATAAAAGAACAGGGTTTGGGTCAGATCAGCGACAGTGCGGAAATTGAGAAATGTGCCGCTGAAATTATTGTTGCCAATCCTCAGGCGGTAGCGGATTACCGCGCGGGGAAGGAACAGGCGCTGAAGTTTATGGTTGGGCAAATGATGCGTGCCACCAGAGGCAGAACCAACCCGAACATGGCTGCCGAACTACTTAAAAAGAAACTAGAGGAAGAATAA
- a CDS encoding prenyltransferase — MGKLALWIKETRPQFLVLSVVLTFLGTAIAWYYGSFNIWYALLAGLGLTLTHGSVNAINDYFDYKSGVDLHTKRTPFSGGSGMVPEGKLPLKQALGVGVVTSLIALGIGIFFFIVSGWQLIPLVVVAGIILVLYTPVILKTTWPEWSPGVGLGLMPILGLYFVQTGEYSWVVLLAAVPSGIMVHNLLLLNEFPDVEADKIGKRRTTPVVFGLEKASKFFVAMTIAVYVWIVGCVIATIVTDTVIMPVACLIALLSLPLAIKTIYGARQYDNMDQFIPAMGSNVMFILSTHVLLGIGYILDKVI; from the coding sequence ATGGGGAAACTGGCGCTTTGGATTAAGGAAACAAGGCCGCAATTTTTAGTCCTTTCCGTTGTTCTGACTTTCTTGGGAACGGCTATTGCTTGGTATTACGGATCTTTTAATATTTGGTATGCCCTGCTTGCCGGTTTGGGGCTGACTTTAACCCACGGCAGCGTTAACGCCATAAACGATTATTTCGACTACAAAAGCGGTGTTGATCTGCACACTAAGCGCACGCCGTTTTCCGGCGGCAGCGGAATGGTTCCCGAGGGTAAACTGCCGTTGAAACAAGCGCTGGGTGTCGGCGTTGTTACTTCGCTTATTGCCTTGGGGATTGGCATCTTTTTCTTTATTGTCAGCGGTTGGCAGCTAATACCGCTGGTTGTTGTTGCCGGTATAATCCTGGTTTTGTATACCCCCGTCATTTTAAAAACAACATGGCCTGAATGGTCTCCGGGTGTCGGCCTGGGGCTTATGCCGATTCTGGGTCTTTATTTTGTGCAAACCGGTGAATACAGCTGGGTTGTTCTTTTGGCGGCGGTTCCCTCGGGCATTATGGTGCATAATCTTTTACTGCTAAACGAATTCCCCGATGTTGAGGCCGATAAAATCGGCAAAAGGCGTACCACCCCGGTTGTTTTCGGGTTGGAAAAAGCGAGCAAGTTTTTTGTGGCGATGACAATTGCCGTTTATGTTTGGATAGTCGGCTGTGTGATTGCTACGATTGTTACCGATACGGTTATAATGCCGGTGGCCTGTTTAATTGCCCTCCTTAGCCTGCCGCTGGCAATCAAAACGATTTACGGTGCCAGGCAATACGATAATATGGATCAATTCATTCCGGCGATGGGCAGTAATGTTATGTTTATACTTTCAACCCACGTTTTGTTGGGTATCGGATATATTTTGGATAAGGTGATTTAA
- the pheA gene encoding prephenate dehydratase: MVKISIQGERGSFHDIVARDKFPDDSEIIEGATFQQVFEDVKKGLVDYGVVAIENSIYGSFLENYDFLLKHDAKIVGESYLKIRFDLLALPGVKMEDIKEVYSHALAMAQCEEFLTRHPQIVRIETDDTAGSVRLIREQGLTHAAAISSSLSAKLYDLRILAKDIGKDKNNYTRFLIISGKENYPDNANKTSIVLRAKNIPGSLFQCMKVFADEGINLSKLESRPVINRNWEYSFYMDFETGINKPETRRALKNLEQYASFIKVLGSYEKGQFIEG, from the coding sequence ATGGTTAAAATATCCATACAGGGTGAGCGCGGTTCCTTTCATGATATTGTCGCCAGGGATAAGTTCCCCGATGATTCCGAAATTATCGAGGGAGCAACGTTCCAACAAGTTTTTGAAGATGTTAAAAAAGGGTTGGTTGATTACGGTGTGGTTGCCATTGAAAACTCTATTTACGGCTCATTTTTGGAAAATTACGACTTTCTTTTAAAACACGATGCCAAAATTGTCGGAGAGTCCTATTTAAAAATAAGATTTGATCTTTTGGCGCTTCCGGGTGTCAAAATGGAAGATATTAAAGAGGTTTACAGCCATGCGCTGGCGATGGCGCAATGCGAGGAATTCCTTACCAGGCACCCCCAAATAGTGCGTATCGAAACGGACGACACTGCCGGCAGCGTTCGCTTGATAAGAGAGCAGGGGCTGACCCATGCGGCGGCAATCAGCAGCAGCCTTTCGGCAAAGTTGTATGACTTACGTATCCTTGCCAAGGATATCGGCAAAGATAAAAATAACTATACGCGCTTTCTGATTATTTCAGGCAAAGAAAATTATCCCGATAATGCAAACAAAACCAGCATTGTTTTAAGGGCTAAAAACATACCGGGCAGCCTTTTCCAGTGTATGAAGGTTTTTGCCGATGAGGGGATTAACTTATCCAAATTGGAATCACGCCCCGTTATAAACCGTAACTGGGAATACAGTTTTTATATGGATTTTGAAACCGGTATAAATAAACCGGAAACGCGAAGGGCCCTGAAGAACTTGGAACAATATGCCTCTTTTATTAAGGTGCTTGGGAGTTACGAAAAGGGACAGTTTATCGAAGGATAA
- a CDS encoding ComEC/Rec2 family competence protein: protein MRKIIIPLFLLLVALAIVIYGVYQEKPAEPPISGEISVHFIDVGQGDAILIDCGTTEILIDGGDRSSGIAEYLEKYVDGNLEIVIATHAHADHIGGLPSVLERFTVEQVWYDGYTYSSKTFTDFIAASTAGDTEIHIAKRGDIIGIENLSLHVLHPDVTSSDLNNNSIVLSFQYGAVSFLFTGDAEKKAEQSMLASPFVSIPNTDILKVGHHGSRTSSTAEFLYALMPEVAVYMAKTDNSYGHPHPETIEALLNIGADIYGTDTHGTIIITTDGETYFINTAK, encoded by the coding sequence ATGAGAAAAATTATCATCCCGTTATTTTTGCTGCTTGTTGCTCTCGCAATAGTGATATACGGGGTATATCAGGAAAAACCGGCTGAGCCCCCAATTTCCGGTGAAATCAGCGTTCACTTCATTGACGTCGGGCAGGGTGACGCAATTCTTATTGACTGCGGCACTACGGAAATCTTGATTGACGGCGGCGACCGCTCTTCGGGAATTGCCGAATATTTAGAGAAATACGTTGACGGGAATTTGGAAATCGTAATTGCCACTCATGCCCACGCCGACCATATCGGCGGATTACCGTCGGTTCTTGAAAGATTTACGGTTGAACAAGTCTGGTATGACGGCTACACATATTCGTCAAAAACCTTCACCGATTTTATAGCTGCAAGCACGGCAGGAGATACCGAAATACATATCGCCAAACGAGGTGACATAATCGGTATTGAAAATTTATCCCTGCATGTTCTGCATCCCGATGTTACTTCGAGCGATCTCAACAATAACAGCATTGTTCTGAGCTTTCAATACGGCGCGGTCAGCTTTTTGTTTACCGGCGATGCCGAAAAGAAAGCCGAGCAATCTATGCTGGCTTCTCCGTTTGTTTCAATCCCCAACACAGATATACTAAAAGTGGGGCACCACGGTTCAAGAACGTCATCAACCGCGGAATTTCTTTACGCTCTGATGCCGGAGGTTGCCGTCTACATGGCCAAAACCGATAACAGTTACGGGCATCCGCACCCTGAAACGATTGAAGCGCTTTTAAATATCGGCGCCGATATTTACGGAACCGATACCCATGGCACAATTATAATTACCACCGACGGCGAAACGTATTTCATTAACACCGCAAAATAA
- a CDS encoding TraB/GumN family protein, producing MDNNVTRLDYNGKDIILIATAHVSEQSVELVKKVIEAERPDSVCVELDEGRYKSILNPKAWENTNIVQIIKEKKVGFMLANLFLSAYQKKIARQLNAVVGREMMQGIESAKKVGAELVLADRQIQITFRRIWKKLGLWGKIKLFYSFLFSFVDSTNTKITEEEVNKMLEADVLESAISEIRKEFPAIGEVLISERDQYLAYKIKGAPGKKIVAVLGGAHVPGVKEEIYKAQDIAKLTHVAKGSPIFKIIGWAIPVAIIGLIAYGFVINIQTGLGQVASWFFWNSIIAGLFTMLALGHPLSVLTSMVASPFTSLNPLIACGWLTGLVEASLRKPTVQDMNNIPEDIFRFKGFFKNRFLRVFLIIVMTNLGSSLGAFLAGADIIRKLFQ from the coding sequence ATGGATAATAATGTTACCCGCTTAGATTACAACGGGAAAGATATAATTTTAATCGCCACCGCACACGTATCCGAACAAAGTGTAGAACTTGTCAAAAAAGTTATTGAAGCAGAAAGACCGGATAGCGTTTGCGTTGAGCTTGATGAAGGCCGTTACAAAAGTATCCTAAACCCCAAAGCCTGGGAAAACACCAATATCGTCCAAATAATTAAAGAAAAAAAGGTCGGCTTTATGCTTGCCAATCTCTTTTTAAGCGCCTACCAAAAAAAGATTGCCCGTCAATTAAACGCCGTTGTCGGCAGGGAAATGATGCAGGGGATCGAAAGCGCCAAAAAAGTGGGGGCCGAGCTTGTTTTAGCCGACCGCCAAATTCAAATTACCTTTCGCCGCATCTGGAAAAAACTGGGATTATGGGGCAAGATTAAACTTTTTTACAGCTTCCTTTTTTCATTTGTTGATAGCACCAATACAAAAATAACCGAAGAAGAAGTCAACAAAATGCTGGAAGCCGATGTCTTGGAGTCGGCGATTTCCGAAATCCGTAAAGAGTTTCCCGCAATCGGGGAAGTGCTTATCAGCGAAAGAGACCAGTATCTGGCCTATAAAATAAAAGGGGCGCCGGGGAAAAAGATTGTAGCCGTCCTCGGCGGGGCACACGTTCCCGGTGTAAAAGAGGAAATCTACAAAGCGCAGGATATTGCAAAATTGACCCACGTTGCCAAGGGCAGCCCAATATTTAAAATAATCGGTTGGGCGATTCCCGTGGCAATTATCGGGCTGATTGCGTACGGATTTGTTATTAATATTCAAACCGGCTTAGGCCAGGTAGCGTCCTGGTTTTTTTGGAACAGCATCATCGCCGGCCTCTTTACAATGCTGGCACTCGGGCACCCTCTCAGTGTTCTGACTTCTATGGTCGCCTCACCATTTACTTCTCTAAATCCGCTGATTGCCTGCGGATGGCTGACAGGGCTGGTAGAGGCCTCATTAAGAAAACCGACGGTACAAGATATGAATAATATTCCCGAAGATATCTTCAGATTTAAAGGCTTCTTTAAAAACCGCTTCTTGCGGGTCTTTTTGATTATCGTAATGACTAATTTAGGCAGCTCACTGGGCGCTTTTTTGGCCGGAGCCGATATTATTCGAAAACTCTTCCAGTAG
- a CDS encoding amino acid ABC transporter permease, whose product MEKYKKDAPNRELSFVTGGEVNLRQDAWWWLVVVVAAVIVLLVMLQPVPFKDIVVFAKSGILVTIVVTVVSYFLMLILGLAGGLGRLSKNKLFFGISSLYVEVVRGIPLLVQLIGWYFASPVIIQKLGLWLGIEALIQYRVNPIVTAIVAITVCYGAYMSEIVRSGISSVPRGQMEAARSLGMSYFQAMRYVVLPQAFRVILPPMGNEFIALLKDSSLVSVVAVADLTRKGREFMAAHFNPIETWLMVALLYLIMTLIAARVVSYIEKRSKFER is encoded by the coding sequence ATGGAAAAGTATAAAAAAGATGCCCCTAATAGGGAGCTTAGCTTTGTTACCGGTGGGGAAGTAAACCTACGCCAAGATGCTTGGTGGTGGTTGGTTGTAGTTGTTGCCGCAGTAATAGTACTGCTTGTTATGTTGCAGCCCGTCCCGTTCAAAGACATTGTTGTTTTTGCCAAGTCGGGAATACTGGTTACAATTGTTGTGACCGTGGTTTCCTATTTTCTGATGCTTATTCTGGGGCTTGCGGGAGGGCTTGGGCGGTTATCCAAGAACAAGCTCTTTTTTGGAATATCTTCCCTCTATGTTGAAGTGGTACGCGGTATTCCGCTTTTGGTACAGCTAATCGGCTGGTATTTCGCTTCGCCGGTTATTATTCAGAAGCTGGGCTTGTGGCTGGGGATTGAAGCCCTTATTCAATATCGTGTTAACCCGATTGTAACCGCAATTGTGGCGATTACGGTTTGTTACGGCGCTTATATGAGTGAAATTGTTCGCTCAGGTATAAGCAGTGTCCCTCGCGGGCAAATGGAAGCGGCACGTTCGTTGGGAATGAGCTATTTCCAGGCCATGCGATATGTGGTACTCCCGCAGGCTTTCCGCGTAATTCTGCCGCCGATGGGAAATGAGTTTATCGCGCTGTTAAAGGATTCCTCATTGGTAAGCGTTGTGGCGGTTGCCGATTTAACCAGAAAAGGGCGCGAGTTTATGGCAGCGCACTTTAACCCGATTGAAACATGGCTGATGGTGGCGTTACTCTATCTTATAATGACATTAATTGCCGCCAGAGTTGTTTCGTATATTGAAAAACGATCTAAATTTGAGAGATAA
- a CDS encoding MarR family transcriptional regulator: MNQALKILDIFIKIQEHPDVFQHNQDGLLDEISLTEVHCIDYIGTIARPNVTKISEQMDLTRAGVSKINKRLISKGLIESYREPDNNKEIYFRLTESGQSVYDKHEKIHNKARQEWLTFFKNYSDDEQAAILRFFTDLSDLFYGKSTD; encoded by the coding sequence TTGAATCAAGCTCTGAAAATCTTAGACATTTTTATAAAAATACAGGAACATCCGGATGTATTTCAGCATAATCAAGATGGCCTGTTGGATGAAATCAGCCTTACGGAAGTGCACTGTATTGACTATATTGGTACGATTGCCCGCCCGAATGTAACAAAAATTTCAGAACAGATGGATTTAACACGGGCAGGTGTGAGTAAAATTAACAAAAGGTTAATAAGTAAGGGCTTAATCGAAAGTTATCGGGAGCCGGACAATAACAAAGAAATTTATTTTCGGCTTACTGAGAGTGGGCAATCTGTTTATGACAAGCATGAAAAAATTCATAACAAAGCCAGACAAGAGTGGCTGACCTTTTTTAAGAACTACAGCGACGATGAGCAAGCTGCGATATTACGCTTTTTCACTGATCTTAGCGATCTTTTTTACGGTAAATCAACCGATTAG
- a CDS encoding ubiquinone/menaquinone biosynthesis methyltransferase translates to MTENIPNQALLNDKCRKQSNFLHNDVFESIPKNYDLINRLFTLGMDVGWRNKAARESLKAKPQSVLDICCGTGDLALTVAKFAKYDLQVTGLDYSQPMLNVAIEKAQKDGYNVDFVNGDIANIPFPDNSFDCLCIGFGFRNLTYKNGMADRHIAEILRVLKPGGRFVIAESSQPRPNARVIRYFHRRYLKHFIPFIGKLVSGNRIAYTYLGNSAANYYGAEELSDLLLKSGFSAVTFKRLFFGAAAIHVAVK, encoded by the coding sequence ATGACGGAAAATATTCCTAACCAAGCTTTATTAAACGATAAATGCCGCAAGCAAAGCAATTTTTTGCATAACGACGTTTTTGAATCTATCCCCAAGAATTACGATTTAATTAATCGTTTGTTTACCTTGGGAATGGATGTCGGATGGAGAAATAAGGCGGCAAGGGAAAGCTTGAAAGCCAAACCGCAATCGGTACTCGATATATGCTGCGGTACAGGTGATTTAGCTTTAACGGTTGCTAAGTTTGCCAAGTACGATCTGCAAGTTACCGGTTTGGATTACAGCCAGCCGATGCTTAATGTGGCAATCGAAAAGGCTCAAAAAGACGGTTACAATGTGGATTTTGTTAACGGTGATATTGCCAACATACCCTTCCCGGACAATTCTTTTGATTGCCTGTGTATCGGTTTCGGTTTCCGTAACCTTACATACAAAAACGGGATGGCCGATAGGCATATTGCCGAGATATTGCGCGTTTTAAAGCCCGGCGGCCGATTTGTTATTGCCGAATCCAGCCAGCCGCGCCCCAATGCGCGGGTAATCCGATATTTCCATCGCCGCTATCTCAAACATTTTATTCCCTTTATCGGGAAGCTTGTTTCGGGGAATCGTATTGCCTATACCTATTTGGGTAATTCGGCGGCAAACTACTACGGCGCCGAAGAACTAAGTGATTTGCTTCTGAAATCGGGGTTTTCCGCAGTTACCTTTAAGCGCCTATTTTTCGGTGCGGCGGCAATTCATGTGGCGGTTAAATAG
- a CDS encoding NifB/NifX family molybdenum-iron cluster-binding protein: MLKKLIFWGISAIFLTSGVIFPSGCSFEYPTYIAISAQGTTLDSEVDPNFGVAKWFILIDTETMEYTVIEGVEDDSERGVGRLSAALVAETGVGAVLTGAMGGGAAQVLVEAGVYVFGGVSGTVEYAVEQYKKRRY; this comes from the coding sequence ATGTTAAAGAAACTTATTTTTTGGGGTATTTCCGCTATCTTCCTAACTTCAGGTGTAATTTTTCCGTCGGGCTGTTCGTTTGAATACCCGACATATATTGCAATTTCCGCTCAAGGGACCACTTTGGATTCTGAAGTTGACCCTAATTTCGGTGTCGCCAAGTGGTTTATTTTGATAGATACCGAAACCATGGAATATACGGTGATTGAGGGTGTTGAAGATGACTCCGAGCGCGGCGTGGGGCGGCTGTCAGCGGCGCTTGTTGCCGAAACCGGGGTCGGCGCGGTTTTAACCGGGGCGATGGGGGGCGGTGCGGCCCAAGTTCTGGTTGAAGCCGGAGTGTATGTATTCGGCGGGGTTTCGGGAACGGTGGAATATGCCGTTGAGCAATATAAAAAGAGAAGATATTAG
- a CDS encoding SAM-dependent chlorinase/fluorinase produces the protein MITLTSDFGLSDGYVAAMKGVILGINPKVTIVDISHEIKPQDIFRAAFVLGTTAPYFPADTVHVVVVDPEVGTARSAIIAETALGFFVTPDNGSLSYVLKPYLLGSPKMGGDLPVKTGFDAKFGLKVYKIKEGSFLSSEVSNTFHGRDIFAPIAAYLTLGKNPIEFGEPAETVKVLPLPEPYVDTKGAVMGHIIYIDRFGNLITDIKLADIPVSFDSVIIEIGQEKIKGISKTYAVGAGLLAYIGSSGYLEIALKDGSAVSIFAAKIGDTVKLYDYLKGS, from the coding sequence TTGATAACGCTAACCAGCGATTTCGGCTTAAGTGACGGCTATGTTGCCGCAATGAAGGGCGTGATACTGGGGATTAATCCCAAGGTAACAATAGTTGATATCAGTCATGAAATAAAGCCGCAGGATATTTTCCGGGCGGCTTTTGTATTGGGAACGACTGCCCCCTATTTCCCTGCGGATACCGTGCATGTTGTTGTCGTGGATCCCGAGGTTGGCACCGCTCGCTCCGCTATTATTGCCGAAACCGCCTTGGGCTTTTTTGTTACCCCTGATAACGGCTCGCTAAGCTATGTATTAAAACCTTATCTCTTGGGGTCTCCTAAGATGGGCGGGGATTTGCCTGTTAAAACCGGGTTTGATGCCAAGTTTGGCCTTAAGGTGTATAAAATTAAAGAAGGTTCTTTTTTATCGTCGGAGGTTAGCAATACCTTTCACGGGCGCGATATTTTTGCGCCGATAGCGGCTTATCTTACATTAGGGAAAAACCCGATAGAATTTGGAGAGCCGGCGGAAACGGTGAAGGTTCTACCGCTTCCGGAACCTTACGTTGATACTAAAGGTGCGGTTATGGGGCATATTATTTATATTGACCGCTTCGGGAACTTGATAACCGACATTAAATTAGCCGATATTCCGGTTAGCTTTGATTCCGTTATTATTGAAATAGGTCAAGAAAAGATAAAAGGAATCTCTAAAACTTATGCCGTGGGAGCCGGACTATTGGCTTATATCGGTTCAAGCGGCTATCTTGAAATTGCATTAAAAGACGGCAGTGCCGTGTCAATATTTGCCGCCAAGATAGGTGATACAGTAAAATTATACGATTATTTGAAGGGGAGTTAA